One Stenotrophomonas oahuensis genomic region harbors:
- a CDS encoding FAD binding domain-containing protein: MKAFTYERVSTPAEAAAAAARTQGARFIAGGTNLLDLMKLEIETPAHLIDVNGLKLDTIEPTPEGGLRVGALVRNTDLAADRRIRRDYALLTRALVAGASGQLRNKATTAGNLLQRTRCPYFYDTAQPCNKRLPGSGCGAIGGISRQLAVVGTSASCIATHPSDMAVAMMALDAMVETLRPDGSSRTLALDSLYRAPDSTPHLETTLEKGELIAAVHLPRPLGGTHIYRKVRDRASYAFALVSVAAVLQRDGSGRVALGGVAYKPWRKPEADALLPQGAAAVVAKLLEGASPSSQNAFKVQLAERTLASVLLEAKG, encoded by the coding sequence CCGGACCCAGGGTGCGCGATTCATTGCAGGCGGTACCAATCTGCTGGATCTGATGAAGCTGGAGATTGAAACGCCGGCACACCTCATCGATGTCAACGGGCTGAAGCTGGACACCATTGAGCCGACCCCCGAGGGCGGCCTGCGGGTCGGCGCGCTGGTGCGCAATACCGACCTGGCCGCCGACCGCCGCATCCGCCGCGACTATGCCCTGCTGACCCGTGCGCTGGTCGCCGGAGCCTCCGGGCAGCTACGGAACAAGGCCACCACCGCAGGAAATCTGCTTCAGCGCACCCGCTGCCCGTACTTCTACGATACCGCGCAGCCCTGCAACAAGCGCCTGCCCGGCAGCGGCTGCGGTGCCATCGGCGGCATCAGCCGGCAATTGGCGGTGGTGGGCACCAGTGCCTCCTGCATCGCCACCCACCCCAGTGACATGGCGGTGGCGATGATGGCGCTGGATGCCATGGTTGAGACGCTGCGGCCCGACGGCAGCAGCCGCACGCTGGCGTTGGATTCGCTGTATCGCGCGCCCGACAGCACGCCGCATCTGGAAACCACGCTGGAGAAAGGCGAGCTGATCGCTGCGGTCCATCTGCCCCGCCCCTTGGGTGGCACCCATATCTACCGCAAGGTGCGCGACCGCGCCTCGTATGCGTTCGCACTGGTGTCTGTGGCGGCGGTGCTCCAACGCGATGGCAGTGGCCGCGTGGCACTGGGCGGCGTTGCCTACAAGCCGTGGCGGAAGCCGGAGGCGGATGCACTGCTGCCGCAAGGGGCCGCCGCCGTCGTGGCGAAGCTGCTCGAGGGTGCCAGCCCCTCATCACAGAATGCATTCAAGGTGCAGTTGGCCGAGCGCACGCTGGCTTCGGTTCTGCTGGAAGCAAAGGGGTAA